A portion of the Pogoniulus pusillus isolate bPogPus1 chromosome 6, bPogPus1.pri, whole genome shotgun sequence genome contains these proteins:
- the ERLIN1 gene encoding erlin-1 isoform X3, protein MLWGVGRKGRQHGCNKVVEPLPASPSRCCPAGGPAAPAALGLGVIAARPAARALPSPPRAGRGGARARDLGRAWARGDARMTMAQAGAVVAAATGLLIFFLYASIHKVEEGHLAVYYRGGALLTSPSGPGYHIMLPFITTFKSVQTTLQTDEVKNVPCGTSGGVMIYIDRIEVVNKLAPYAVYDIVRNYTADYDKTLIFNKIHHELNQFCSAHTLQEVYIELFDQIDENLKLALQKDLNVMAPGLTIQAVRVTKPKIPEAIRRNFELMEAEKTKLLIAAQKQKVVEKEAETDRKKALIEAEKAAQVARIHYRQKIMEKETEKRISEIEDAAFLAREKAKADAQYYAAEKLADSNKVSIRKLIRRGLAYPFSLSRRLGSAEAHP, encoded by the exons ATGCTCTGGGGGGTGGGGCGTAAGGGGAGACAGCACGGCTGCAATAAAGTTGTGGAGCCGCTCCCCGCCTCTCCTTCGCGCTGTTGCCCGGCAGGCGGACCAGCGGCACCGGCGGCGCTGGGGCTTGGCGTCATCGCTGCGCGCCCGGCGGCGCGCGCGCTCCCGAGTCCGCCCCGTGCGGGTAGGGGCGGCGCGCGTGCGCGGGACCTCGGCCGCGCGTGGGCACGCG GTGATGCGAGGATGAccatggctcaggctggagccgTAGTTGCAGCTGCCACGGGACTTCTCATCTTCTTCCTGTATGCCTCTATCCATAAAGTTGAGGAGGGACACCTGGCTGTGTATTACAG ggGTGGTGCGTTGTTAACTAGTCCAAGTGGACCAGGCTATCACATCATGCTCCCATTCATCACCACCTTCAAATCTGTTCAG ACCACACTGCAGACTGATGAAGTGAAAAATGTGCCCTGTGGGACCAG TGGTGGTGTTATGATCTACATTGACCGAATAGAGGTTGTGAATAAACTGGCACCATATGCAG TGTACGATATTGTGAGGAACTACACCGCAGACTATGATAAGACCTTGATCTTCAATAAAATTCATCATGAGTTGAACCAGTTCTGCAGTGCCCATACCCTGCAGGAAGTATACATTGAGCTGTTTG ATCAGATAGATGAGAATCTGAAGTTGGCTCTGCAGAAAGATCTCAACGTCATGGCACCAGGTCTCACTATCCAG GCTGTGCGTGTTACAAAGCCCAAAATTCCAGAAGCCATACGAAGAAATTTTGAGTTGAT ggaagctgagaAGACGAAGCTGCTGATTGCAGCCCAAAAACAGAAGGTAGTAGAGAAGGAGGCAGAGACAGACCGGAAGAAAGCACTCATCG aggcagagaaggctgCACAGGTGGCCAGGATTCACTATCGGCAGAAGATCAtggaaaaagaaacagagaagcGCATCTCTGAGATTGAAG ATGCTGCATTTCTGGcaagagagaaagcaaaagctgaTGCTCAGTACTACGCTGCTGAGAAGCTGGCTGATTCCAACAAGGTGAGCATTCGGAAGCTGATCAGAAGAGGACTTGCTTACCCTTTTTCTCTGTCCAGAAGATTAGGTTCAG CTGAAGCTCACCCCTGA
- the ERLIN1 gene encoding erlin-1 isoform X2 translates to MLWGVGRKGRQHGCNKVVEPLPASPSRCCPAGGPAAPAALGLGVIAARPAARALPSPPRAGDARMTMAQAGAVVAAATGLLIFFLYASIHKVEEGHLAVYYRGGALLTSPSGPGYHIMLPFITTFKSVQTTLQTDEVKNVPCGTSGGVMIYIDRIEVVNKLAPYAVYDIVRNYTADYDKTLIFNKIHHELNQFCSAHTLQEVYIELFDQIDENLKLALQKDLNVMAPGLTIQAVRVTKPKIPEAIRRNFELMEAEKTKLLIAAQKQKVVEKEAETDRKKALIEAEKAAQVARIHYRQKIMEKETEKRISEIEDAAFLAREKAKADAQYYAAEKLADSNKLKLTPEYLELVKYQAIAGNSKLYFGDRIPGVFLDSCAFQQPNLRTAQETSLPLQEALKTSEESHLMAGENTG, encoded by the exons ATGCTCTGGGGGGTGGGGCGTAAGGGGAGACAGCACGGCTGCAATAAAGTTGTGGAGCCGCTCCCCGCCTCTCCTTCGCGCTGTTGCCCGGCAGGCGGACCAGCGGCACCGGCGGCGCTGGGGCTTGGCGTCATCGCTGCGCGCCCGGCGGCGCGCGCGCTCCCGAGTCCGCCCCGTGCGG GTGATGCGAGGATGAccatggctcaggctggagccgTAGTTGCAGCTGCCACGGGACTTCTCATCTTCTTCCTGTATGCCTCTATCCATAAAGTTGAGGAGGGACACCTGGCTGTGTATTACAG ggGTGGTGCGTTGTTAACTAGTCCAAGTGGACCAGGCTATCACATCATGCTCCCATTCATCACCACCTTCAAATCTGTTCAG ACCACACTGCAGACTGATGAAGTGAAAAATGTGCCCTGTGGGACCAG TGGTGGTGTTATGATCTACATTGACCGAATAGAGGTTGTGAATAAACTGGCACCATATGCAG TGTACGATATTGTGAGGAACTACACCGCAGACTATGATAAGACCTTGATCTTCAATAAAATTCATCATGAGTTGAACCAGTTCTGCAGTGCCCATACCCTGCAGGAAGTATACATTGAGCTGTTTG ATCAGATAGATGAGAATCTGAAGTTGGCTCTGCAGAAAGATCTCAACGTCATGGCACCAGGTCTCACTATCCAG GCTGTGCGTGTTACAAAGCCCAAAATTCCAGAAGCCATACGAAGAAATTTTGAGTTGAT ggaagctgagaAGACGAAGCTGCTGATTGCAGCCCAAAAACAGAAGGTAGTAGAGAAGGAGGCAGAGACAGACCGGAAGAAAGCACTCATCG aggcagagaaggctgCACAGGTGGCCAGGATTCACTATCGGCAGAAGATCAtggaaaaagaaacagagaagcGCATCTCTGAGATTGAAG ATGCTGCATTTCTGGcaagagagaaagcaaaagctgaTGCTCAGTACTACGCTGCTGAGAAGCTGGCTGATTCCAACAAG CTGAAGCTCACCCCTGAGTACCTGGAGCTAGTGAAATACCAAGCAATAGCTGGCAACAGCAAGCTCTACTTCGGTGACCGCATCCCCGGTGTCTTTCTGGATTCCTGTGCCTTCCAGCAACCCAATCTGAGGACTGCCCAAGAAACCAGCCTGCCTTTACAGGAGGCCCTGAAGACCTCTGAGGAAAGCCACCTCATGGCAGGGGAAAACACTGGCTGA
- the ERLIN1 gene encoding erlin-1 isoform X1, whose product MTMAQAGAVVAAATGLLIFFLYASIHKVEEGHLAVYYRGGALLTSPSGPGYHIMLPFITTFKSVQTTLQTDEVKNVPCGTSGGVMIYIDRIEVVNKLAPYAVYDIVRNYTADYDKTLIFNKIHHELNQFCSAHTLQEVYIELFDQIDENLKLALQKDLNVMAPGLTIQAVRVTKPKIPEAIRRNFELMEAEKTKLLIAAQKQKVVEKEAETDRKKALIEAEKAAQVARIHYRQKIMEKETEKRISEIEDAAFLAREKAKADAQYYAAEKLADSNKLKLTPEYLELVKYQAIAGNSKLYFGDRIPGVFLDSCAFQQPNLRTAQETSLPLQEALKTSEESHLMAGENTG is encoded by the exons ATGAccatggctcaggctggagccgTAGTTGCAGCTGCCACGGGACTTCTCATCTTCTTCCTGTATGCCTCTATCCATAAAGTTGAGGAGGGACACCTGGCTGTGTATTACAG ggGTGGTGCGTTGTTAACTAGTCCAAGTGGACCAGGCTATCACATCATGCTCCCATTCATCACCACCTTCAAATCTGTTCAG ACCACACTGCAGACTGATGAAGTGAAAAATGTGCCCTGTGGGACCAG TGGTGGTGTTATGATCTACATTGACCGAATAGAGGTTGTGAATAAACTGGCACCATATGCAG TGTACGATATTGTGAGGAACTACACCGCAGACTATGATAAGACCTTGATCTTCAATAAAATTCATCATGAGTTGAACCAGTTCTGCAGTGCCCATACCCTGCAGGAAGTATACATTGAGCTGTTTG ATCAGATAGATGAGAATCTGAAGTTGGCTCTGCAGAAAGATCTCAACGTCATGGCACCAGGTCTCACTATCCAG GCTGTGCGTGTTACAAAGCCCAAAATTCCAGAAGCCATACGAAGAAATTTTGAGTTGAT ggaagctgagaAGACGAAGCTGCTGATTGCAGCCCAAAAACAGAAGGTAGTAGAGAAGGAGGCAGAGACAGACCGGAAGAAAGCACTCATCG aggcagagaaggctgCACAGGTGGCCAGGATTCACTATCGGCAGAAGATCAtggaaaaagaaacagagaagcGCATCTCTGAGATTGAAG ATGCTGCATTTCTGGcaagagagaaagcaaaagctgaTGCTCAGTACTACGCTGCTGAGAAGCTGGCTGATTCCAACAAG CTGAAGCTCACCCCTGAGTACCTGGAGCTAGTGAAATACCAAGCAATAGCTGGCAACAGCAAGCTCTACTTCGGTGACCGCATCCCCGGTGTCTTTCTGGATTCCTGTGCCTTCCAGCAACCCAATCTGAGGACTGCCCAAGAAACCAGCCTGCCTTTACAGGAGGCCCTGAAGACCTCTGAGGAAAGCCACCTCATGGCAGGGGAAAACACTGGCTGA